The Nocardioides sp. S5 genome includes a window with the following:
- a CDS encoding acyl-CoA dehydrogenase family protein — MNKLSERAIRGSVRRSWSGWARDRETFGRPLSSRQVIRHKLAEMARQVDVARCYTRAVTQGFLAGEDVVTEVSMAKNTAVYACDFVVNEAVQIFGGMGYMRESEVERHYRDARILGIGGGTNEIMNEVISKRIGL; from the coding sequence GTGAACAAGTTGTCCGAGCGAGCGATTCGAGGATCTGTTCGGCGCTCTTGGTCAGGGTGGGCGCGGGACCGGGAGACGTTCGGGCGACCGCTGTCCTCGCGTCAGGTCATCCGGCACAAGCTCGCCGAGATGGCCCGCCAGGTCGACGTCGCGCGGTGCTACACCCGGGCCGTGACGCAGGGGTTCCTCGCCGGCGAGGACGTCGTCACCGAGGTGTCGATGGCGAAGAACACGGCCGTGTACGCGTGCGACTTCGTGGTGAACGAGGCCGTGCAGATCTTCGGCGGCATGGGCTACATGCGCGAGTCCGAGGTCGAGCGGCACTACCGGGACGCGCGGATCCTGGGCATCGGCGGCGGGACGAACGAGATCATGAACGAAGTCATCAGCAAGAGGATCGGTCTGTGA
- a CDS encoding type IV secretion system protein, whose protein sequence is MSTVITAVRRASRLGIAALALLVLTTLLGAASTLQPPAAAASEPAVSAAHLAPVATSGTLPTRNVKMGCPGPDALCDLGGDAVDCAKDPIDCGKDAAGDVKDGAGDLLDGAGDLLPDGCGILDAICGNIGGLPGLPGVPGLPGIPGLPNVGDLFGGGIPRLGDIPNPFEAIGDVIAKAAADAWTAAMLAIWNSGLFVLRIVLTFSELFLTPDLSADGPGKGVYAFTLWLALALVVILAMIQLGAAAFKREGKSLVRAFIGSGQFVLVCACWFGYCVMIIAACGALTKALMKSLLKVQTWPDWDPLGGLGIDDITDAGVATALAFLGIFLWLAAIGHVLVYLARAASLLVLTATGPLAAAGLVSEFTRSWFWKSLRWFHAAAFTPVLMVMVLGIGVQFANGVAAHLAEDTAKAFGTALPAVMTILISVVAPLSLFKLLAFVEPGTPSGASFRQGMAIQGGLQGLLSGSGGAGGGSSAASTTDANGRSSGEQSAEASTGDRFSKSTQGALGSFGPVGQALSTGMGWINSAGAKATSLMSDETNQVGVGQSTYGPDFSGLGGRQSGGQSGGQGGTHPGSQNGDQSDEDSSMPTPPTPPAPPTPPTLPTGGPGGGSGGQGGGGADAAPKTPAAGGGGAAGGAGGAGAAAGGIPPVAV, encoded by the coding sequence GTGAGCACCGTCATCACCGCCGTGCGCCGGGCGAGCCGACTCGGCATCGCCGCCCTGGCGCTCCTGGTACTCACCACGCTCCTCGGAGCTGCCTCGACCCTCCAGCCTCCCGCCGCAGCAGCCAGCGAGCCGGCCGTCAGCGCGGCGCACCTCGCCCCGGTGGCGACCAGCGGCACCCTGCCGACCCGCAACGTCAAGATGGGCTGCCCGGGGCCCGACGCCCTGTGCGACCTCGGCGGCGACGCCGTCGACTGCGCCAAGGACCCGATCGATTGCGGCAAGGACGCCGCCGGCGACGTGAAGGACGGTGCCGGCGACCTGCTCGACGGCGCAGGAGATCTGCTCCCCGACGGCTGCGGGATCCTCGACGCGATCTGCGGCAACATCGGCGGGCTGCCCGGGCTTCCGGGCGTCCCTGGGCTGCCCGGGATCCCCGGTCTGCCGAACGTCGGTGACCTCTTCGGCGGCGGCATCCCCCGGCTGGGCGACATCCCCAACCCGTTCGAGGCCATCGGCGACGTCATCGCCAAGGCCGCGGCCGACGCCTGGACCGCGGCCATGCTCGCGATCTGGAACTCCGGCCTGTTCGTGCTGCGCATCGTGCTCACGTTCAGTGAGCTGTTCTTGACTCCGGACCTGAGCGCCGACGGCCCGGGCAAGGGCGTCTACGCCTTCACCCTGTGGCTGGCGCTGGCCCTGGTGGTCATCTTGGCGATGATCCAGCTCGGCGCCGCGGCCTTCAAGCGCGAGGGCAAGAGCCTCGTCCGGGCCTTCATCGGGTCCGGCCAGTTCGTCTTGGTGTGCGCATGCTGGTTCGGGTACTGCGTCATGATCATCGCGGCCTGCGGGGCGCTGACCAAGGCGCTGATGAAGTCGCTGCTCAAGGTGCAGACCTGGCCCGACTGGGACCCGCTCGGCGGACTCGGCATCGACGACATCACCGACGCCGGCGTGGCCACCGCTCTTGCCTTCCTCGGGATCTTCCTGTGGCTGGCCGCCATCGGGCACGTCCTGGTCTACCTGGCACGCGCGGCGTCCCTGCTGGTGCTCACCGCCACGGGGCCGCTCGCGGCCGCCGGCCTGGTCTCGGAGTTCACCCGTTCCTGGTTCTGGAAGTCGCTGCGCTGGTTCCACGCCGCGGCGTTCACCCCGGTGCTGATGGTGATGGTGCTGGGCATCGGCGTGCAGTTCGCCAACGGAGTCGCCGCCCACCTGGCCGAAGACACGGCCAAGGCGTTCGGCACCGCGCTGCCGGCCGTGATGACAATCCTGATCAGCGTCGTCGCCCCGCTGTCCCTGTTCAAGCTCCTGGCCTTCGTCGAGCCCGGCACCCCCAGCGGCGCGTCGTTCCGCCAGGGCATGGCCATCCAGGGCGGCCTCCAGGGCCTGCTCAGCGGCAGCGGCGGCGCAGGTGGCGGCTCGTCCGCTGCGTCGACCACCGACGCCAACGGCCGCTCCTCGGGCGAGCAGAGCGCCGAAGCCTCGACCGGCGACCGGTTCAGCAAGTCGACCCAGGGCGCCCTGGGCAGCTTCGGCCCAGTCGGCCAGGCCCTGTCGACCGGCATGGGCTGGATCAACTCCGCCGGCGCGAAGGCAACCTCTCTGATGTCGGACGAGACCAATCAGGTCGGTGTCGGCCAGAGCACCTACGGCCCCGACTTCAGCGGCTTGGGTGGACGGCAGTCCGGTGGCCAGTCCGGCGGCCAGGGCGGGACCCACCCCGGGTCGCAGAACGGCGACCAGAGCGACGAGGACTCGTCGATGCCGACCCCGCCCACGCCTCCTGCGCCGCCCACCCCGCCGACGCTGCCCACCGGCGGCCCCGGCGGCGGTTCAGGCGGCCAAGGCGGCGGAGGAGCTGACGCAGCTCCCAAGACCCCGGCCGCCGGCGGTGGGGGAGCGGCCGGCGGCGCCGGCGGCGCCGGCGCGGCAGCTGGCGGCATCCCACCGGTGGCGGTGTAA
- a CDS encoding thiolase family protein, translated as MREVFVLGVGQSDFGKMPERSIADLGGQAARAAIADAGINSAQIQAVFSSRVYDAMITSQTIMKDLGVTRVEMVNVENACAGGSTAIRSLYKDIAAGFVDLGIAIGVESMTTSPIAGKLIPPDRDDLDGQLGLSMPVLFALQAQRLMETHGATPEDFAQVSVKAHDFGALNPRAQYQRRFTVEEVLASRMIADPITLLQCCPNTDGAAAVVMASADVAKKYSEAPVRIAGSALVSGDYDFRRSDITTLELGARAAARAYEQAGVAPSDVDVVELHDAFASEEIVHYEDLGLCARGDGVGLLRSGATSIGGRIPVNPSGGLLSLGHPLAASGVRVICDITDQLRGRSGASQVPGAKVGLAQMLGGVATGLDAAAGSVHILTV; from the coding sequence ATGCGTGAGGTCTTCGTCCTCGGAGTGGGACAGAGCGACTTCGGCAAAATGCCCGAGCGCAGCATCGCCGACCTGGGAGGCCAGGCCGCCCGTGCCGCGATCGCCGACGCAGGCATTAACTCCGCCCAAATACAGGCCGTCTTCTCCTCCCGGGTCTACGACGCCATGATCACCAGCCAGACCATCATGAAGGACCTCGGCGTCACCCGCGTCGAGATGGTCAACGTGGAGAATGCGTGCGCGGGTGGATCGACAGCGATCCGCAGCCTCTATAAGGACATCGCCGCCGGCTTCGTCGACCTCGGCATCGCCATCGGCGTCGAGTCGATGACCACAAGTCCGATCGCCGGGAAGCTGATCCCGCCGGACAGGGACGACCTCGACGGTCAGCTCGGACTCAGCATGCCCGTGCTGTTCGCGCTTCAGGCGCAACGTCTCATGGAGACCCACGGCGCGACACCTGAGGACTTCGCCCAGGTCTCGGTCAAGGCGCATGACTTCGGCGCCCTGAACCCGCGGGCGCAGTACCAGAGGCGCTTCACCGTCGAAGAAGTACTGGCCTCCCGGATGATCGCCGACCCCATCACGCTGCTCCAGTGCTGCCCCAACACCGACGGAGCCGCCGCCGTGGTCATGGCGTCCGCCGACGTGGCGAAGAAGTACTCCGAAGCACCGGTCCGCATCGCAGGATCAGCGCTAGTCTCCGGCGACTACGATTTCCGGCGCTCCGACATCACGACCCTCGAGCTCGGCGCGCGGGCGGCGGCCCGCGCCTACGAGCAGGCCGGTGTGGCACCCTCCGACGTGGACGTCGTCGAGTTGCACGACGCCTTCGCGAGCGAAGAGATCGTCCACTACGAGGACCTAGGGCTGTGCGCGCGCGGTGATGGCGTGGGTCTGCTCCGCTCCGGCGCCACCTCGATAGGCGGGCGCATCCCCGTGAACCCGAGCGGTGGGCTACTGTCCCTCGGCCACCCACTGGCCGCATCCGGCGTCCGAGTCATCTGCGACATCACCGACCAGCTGCGCGGGCGCAGCGGAGCCAGCCAGGTACCTGGCGCCAAGGTCGGCCTTGCCCAGATGCTGGGCGGCGTCGCCACCGGGCTGGACGCGGCAGCCGGCAGCGTCCACATCCTGACGGTCTAG
- a CDS encoding MBL fold metallo-hydrolase, with the protein MTAEPARPFRVTGTEQKRAWAEKLLPPVEQVQPGLWSIPVPIPDNPLRYVLVYSLEMDDGVALIDAGWDTDEAWQALTDGLATAGHAIGDVRGVMVTHIHPDHYGLAGRIREASGAWVGLHPDDAALLPARYGAGMTDLLDDMARLLQNCGIPDDELQTLSRASLPIAAYVRQTEPDRLIRDGDRLPLPGWDLRAVHTPGHSPGHLCFHEHRRRVLFSGDHVLPRITPNIGVHAQSSGNPLADFVDSLARVGGLDHELDEVLPAHEYRFAGLAARVSTLLGHHDARLEEIHAALTTAPTTWELTAALTWSRPWDQVSGFMRRAAVAETLAHLVLLESRGRVARTSDTPWRWEQR; encoded by the coding sequence GTGACTGCCGAGCCGGCCCGCCCGTTTCGGGTCACCGGCACCGAGCAGAAGCGGGCGTGGGCGGAGAAGCTCCTGCCCCCGGTGGAACAGGTGCAGCCTGGGCTGTGGTCGATCCCCGTCCCCATCCCCGACAACCCGCTGCGCTACGTCCTGGTCTACTCACTCGAGATGGACGACGGGGTGGCGCTCATCGACGCCGGGTGGGACACCGATGAGGCGTGGCAGGCCTTGACCGACGGGTTGGCGACGGCCGGGCACGCCATCGGCGACGTCCGCGGCGTGATGGTGACGCACATCCATCCCGACCACTACGGCCTGGCTGGACGGATCCGCGAGGCATCGGGTGCCTGGGTGGGACTCCACCCCGACGACGCGGCCCTGCTTCCCGCCCGGTACGGGGCGGGGATGACCGACCTGCTCGACGACATGGCCAGACTGTTGCAGAACTGCGGGATACCCGACGACGAGTTGCAGACCCTGTCGCGCGCTTCGCTGCCGATCGCGGCCTACGTCCGCCAGACCGAGCCCGACCGCCTCATCCGAGACGGCGACCGGCTGCCGTTGCCCGGCTGGGATCTGCGAGCGGTCCACACGCCCGGCCACTCGCCCGGCCACCTGTGCTTCCACGAGCACCGGCGTCGCGTCCTCTTCTCCGGGGACCACGTCCTTCCTCGCATCACACCCAACATCGGGGTGCACGCGCAGTCGAGCGGCAACCCGCTTGCAGACTTCGTCGACTCCCTGGCACGTGTCGGCGGACTGGACCACGAGCTGGACGAGGTGCTGCCCGCGCACGAGTACCGCTTCGCCGGCCTCGCGGCGCGCGTGTCGACGCTGCTGGGCCACCACGACGCACGGTTGGAGGAGATTCACGCCGCCCTCACCACGGCACCGACGACCTGGGAGCTGACCGCGGCGCTGACCTGGTCGCGCCCCTGGGACCAGGTCTCCGGCTTCATGCGCAGAGCGGCTGTGGCGGAGACCCTGGCGCACCTGGTCCTGCTGGAGAGCAGGGGACGGGTGGCGCGCACCAGCGACACCCCGTGGCGCTGGGAGCAGCGCTGA
- a CDS encoding ATP-binding protein — protein MTTTRRNRRGGRDMAALLSDFGHDLPTIPTLAPEAKEPRLFRYAPRRGATRRGRGWAAATAPAMAWRMTSDQAPVFWPFVSAPALPPTGAQMGVDQLSGGSFYCDPFGWVLRDDVPATNPNIFQFAKPGSGKSGTTKAFCTRMMPFGYRTLVTGDVKDEYESLCRALGVEPFVIAPGFWARVNPLSMGPLGDGWEKLSAEEAQRRATIIFKRWLVLVRGLVGSMKIDDERRVPFGPDESDVVRNALAILTGYAAGNSVLQETTIPRLWDLLRNPTEELVRACEYANTRQFLDQTRLLRNALGELVTGTLAGLFDDFTNIEVDWRAPIQSFSLSRLDGLGDEAVGIALLCMNSWGRGLREIAEPGDLRIVVRDEVWKQMRLGTAAVASFDADLRLSRGMAGKGGDIQFCNLHKPSDLLSVGDADSQAAMIAKDLLELADIKILGAQKPRVARELDSMLGLGPIAQDLVSGWAMQDKGRALWCIGDATYKVQTVLHPLEKKLYYTNEAIESAS, from the coding sequence ATGACCACCACCCGCCGGAACCGCCGTGGCGGCCGCGACATGGCTGCCCTGCTCTCCGACTTCGGGCACGACCTGCCCACGATCCCCACGCTCGCCCCGGAGGCCAAGGAGCCCCGGCTCTTCCGCTACGCGCCGCGCCGCGGTGCCACCCGCCGGGGCCGAGGCTGGGCCGCCGCCACCGCCCCGGCGATGGCCTGGCGGATGACCAGCGACCAGGCCCCGGTGTTCTGGCCCTTCGTCTCCGCTCCCGCGCTGCCCCCGACGGGCGCCCAGATGGGCGTCGACCAGCTCTCCGGCGGCAGCTTCTACTGCGACCCGTTCGGTTGGGTGCTGCGCGACGACGTGCCCGCGACTAACCCCAACATCTTCCAGTTCGCCAAGCCGGGAAGTGGCAAGTCCGGCACCACCAAGGCGTTCTGCACCCGGATGATGCCGTTCGGCTACCGCACCCTGGTCACTGGCGACGTCAAGGACGAGTACGAGTCGCTGTGCCGCGCGCTCGGTGTCGAACCCTTCGTCATCGCCCCCGGCTTCTGGGCCCGGGTCAACCCGCTGTCCATGGGGCCGCTCGGCGACGGGTGGGAGAAGCTCTCGGCCGAGGAGGCGCAGCGCCGCGCCACGATCATCTTCAAGCGGTGGCTCGTCCTGGTCCGAGGCCTGGTCGGCAGCATGAAGATCGACGACGAGCGCCGGGTGCCGTTCGGCCCCGACGAGAGCGACGTCGTGCGCAACGCGCTGGCGATCCTCACCGGCTACGCCGCCGGCAACAGCGTCCTGCAGGAGACGACCATCCCGCGCCTGTGGGACCTGCTCCGTAACCCCACCGAGGAGCTCGTCCGGGCCTGCGAATACGCGAACACCCGCCAGTTCCTCGACCAGACCCGGCTGCTGCGCAACGCGCTCGGCGAGCTGGTCACCGGCACCCTCGCCGGCCTCTTCGACGACTTCACCAACATCGAGGTCGACTGGCGGGCCCCGATCCAGTCGTTCAGCCTCTCCCGGCTCGACGGCCTGGGCGATGAGGCCGTGGGCATCGCGCTGCTGTGCATGAACTCCTGGGGGCGTGGTCTGCGGGAGATCGCCGAGCCAGGCGACCTGCGCATCGTGGTGCGCGACGAGGTCTGGAAGCAGATGCGCCTCGGAACCGCCGCAGTGGCGAGTTTCGACGCCGACCTGCGGCTCTCACGCGGCATGGCCGGCAAGGGCGGCGACATCCAGTTCTGCAACCTCCACAAGCCCTCCGACCTGCTCTCGGTTGGCGACGCCGACTCCCAGGCCGCGATGATCGCCAAGGACCTCCTCGAGCTGGCCGACATCAAGATCCTCGGTGCCCAGAAGCCCCGTGTCGCCCGAGAGCTCGACTCCATGCTCGGGCTCGGCCCGATCGCCCAAGACCTCGTCTCCGGGTGGGCCATGCAGGACAAGGGCCGCGCCCTGTGGTGCATCGGCGACGCCACCTACAAGGTCCAGACGGTGCTCCACCCGCTGGAGAAGAAGCTCTACTACACCAACGAGGCCATCGAGTCCGCCTCTTAG
- a CDS encoding SCO6880 family protein translates to MTTYADYQRDRIGWFFGLSGGQLMFLALASLPAFWAISRGAWFSAFLFALVWVFLLAITVIPVRGRSATGWVFASTMYAVGGLFGWTSFRAKATQGRGDDLDTPDLPGVLQGVQIHDGPPHGSQLQRVAIIEDHAMKTWAVTASIVHPGIGMKDTEERARYGEALAGLLDVAGRTEKVDEILFMVRTVPEDGAERDLWVNRHRRPNAPELSEVVNSDLAHGLTQASVRTEQFVTILVPETRIARSAKESGGGFEGRCRELYLLMAEIEAQLRGPMGMTTVRWLTSPELALACRTGFAPGDRAGIVEALSLREKDPSVNADVPWAMAGPSGADATVRHYSHDAWNSVSATIRLPTRGVAMGALAPILTPSEFGERRSFVVAYPIVSQTKADRQSGNAEWAADLAEGMNEKLGRKTRAKQRDEAHKARGLDAKLARGNSLTRPYGVCTVTVPKSMRITEFGRRLDASVRRAGFAPLRLDLAQDVGFAASTIPLGTSLTRSGDA, encoded by the coding sequence ATGACCACCTACGCCGACTACCAGCGCGACCGTATCGGCTGGTTCTTCGGCCTCTCCGGAGGCCAGCTGATGTTCCTGGCGCTGGCCAGCCTGCCGGCGTTCTGGGCAATCAGCCGCGGAGCGTGGTTCTCCGCGTTCCTGTTCGCCCTGGTCTGGGTGTTCCTGCTGGCCATCACCGTGATCCCGGTGCGCGGCCGCTCGGCCACCGGCTGGGTGTTCGCCTCGACGATGTACGCCGTCGGCGGCCTCTTCGGCTGGACCTCGTTCCGCGCCAAGGCCACCCAGGGCCGCGGCGACGACCTCGACACCCCGGACCTGCCCGGGGTCCTCCAGGGCGTCCAGATCCACGACGGCCCGCCACACGGCTCGCAGCTGCAGCGCGTAGCGATCATCGAGGACCACGCCATGAAGACCTGGGCGGTCACGGCCTCGATCGTGCACCCCGGCATCGGCATGAAGGACACCGAAGAGCGCGCCCGCTACGGCGAGGCCCTGGCCGGGCTGCTCGACGTCGCCGGTCGCACAGAGAAGGTCGACGAGATCCTCTTCATGGTGCGCACCGTCCCCGAGGACGGCGCCGAGCGCGACCTGTGGGTCAACCGCCACCGCCGCCCCAACGCCCCGGAGCTGTCGGAGGTCGTCAACAGCGACCTGGCCCACGGCCTCACCCAGGCATCGGTGCGCACCGAGCAGTTCGTGACGATCCTGGTCCCGGAGACCCGGATCGCGAGGTCGGCCAAAGAGTCCGGGGGCGGCTTCGAGGGCCGCTGCCGCGAGCTCTACCTGCTCATGGCCGAGATCGAGGCCCAGCTGCGCGGCCCGATGGGGATGACGACGGTGCGCTGGCTCACCAGCCCCGAGCTCGCGCTGGCCTGCCGGACCGGATTCGCCCCCGGCGACCGCGCCGGCATCGTCGAGGCCCTCTCGCTGCGGGAGAAGGACCCAAGCGTCAACGCCGACGTCCCGTGGGCGATGGCCGGCCCCTCGGGTGCCGACGCCACAGTGCGGCACTACAGCCACGACGCCTGGAACTCGGTCAGCGCCACCATCAGGCTGCCGACCCGCGGCGTCGCGATGGGTGCCCTGGCACCGATCCTCACCCCCAGCGAGTTCGGTGAGCGGCGATCGTTCGTCGTCGCGTACCCGATCGTTTCCCAGACCAAGGCCGACCGGCAGTCCGGCAACGCCGAGTGGGCCGCCGACCTGGCCGAGGGGATGAACGAGAAGCTCGGCCGCAAGACCCGCGCCAAGCAGCGCGACGAAGCCCACAAGGCCCGCGGCCTGGACGCCAAGCTGGCCCGCGGCAACTCGCTGACCCGGCCCTACGGCGTGTGCACGGTCACCGTCCCCAAGTCGATGCGGATCACCGAGTTCGGGCGCCGCCTGGACGCCTCGGTCCGACGCGCCGGGTTCGCACCGCTGCGCCTCGACCTCGCCCAGGACGTCGGGTTCGCCGCGTCCACCATCCCCCTCGGCACGAGCCTGACCCGGAGCGGAGACGCCTGA